A single region of the Brachypodium distachyon strain Bd21 chromosome 3, Brachypodium_distachyon_v3.0, whole genome shotgun sequence genome encodes:
- the LOC100821621 gene encoding AT-rich interactive domain-containing protein 4 isoform X1, with the protein MAGSGGEGARRHEGADARPRGAPQQPRARRQRGAQQQARVRQRAAAGAATRRAAAGTGGGEGIPYLIYWRNSFSSYAATHFRHVLTSVIQSSCSHIWDAFQLARASFRLYCVRNNHVRSVELGPHLLGDAPKINIAPPDNGMADGEGSSEAFSAIKIHDKDVNMKFLICGVPCTLDACLLGSLEDGLNALLNIEIRGSKLRNRVSAAPPPLEAETLPCGVVTMRSDITTCSSSYMSLLVSGSAQTCFDDKILESHIKNEIIEKSQLVRSLPNSEDNKPSSAEPLTSMSIACGASIFEVWMTLPKWAAEILKQLAPDISYKSLVGLGIASVNSTPVSSFNRQDADRLLFFCTSQYKDRPIEVGPYLHLPRWSASLTKERRMKGSLEVEPNVSCANGVGDDKKHLMDGSSLPSVKTRLKPATMRPIPRSSKQHLHPFTGFTQSIINGAYQTKSSFPARPPGKHNSVPAASATRRKSSSGSSRSQQALLLNPLPMKKHGCDRLPIQTCHEEDFLKDLMQFLLQRGHTRLVPQGGLAEFPDAILNAKRLDLYNLYKEVVSRGGFYVGNGINWKGQVFSKMCNHTVTNKMTGVGNTLKRHYETYLLEYQLCHDDVDGECCLLCHSTAPGDWVNCGLCGDWAHFGCDKRQGLGAFKDYSKTDGLEYICPHCSGTNYKKPPLPKRVGNSSANLASASQNV; encoded by the exons ATGGCGGGCAGCGGAGGGGAGGGCGCACGACGGCACGAAGGAGCAGACGCACGGCCGCGCGGCGCCCCGCAGCAGCCACGCGCTCGGCGGCAGCGAGGCGCGCAACAGCAGGCTCGCGTGCGACAgcgtgcagcagcaggggcggcAACTCGGCGTGCAGCAGCAGGCACGGGCGGCGGAGAG GGGATTCcatatttaatatattggaGGAATTCTTTTTCATCTTATGCAGCAACTCATTTTCGCCATGTGTTGACATCAGTTATTCAGAG TTCCTGCAGCCATATATGGGATGCATTTCAGCTTGCTCGTGCCTCTTTTCGATTATACTGTGTACGAAATAACCATGTTCGAAGTGTTGAGCTTGGGCCTCACCTATTAGGGGATGCTCCAAAGATCAACATTGCCCCTCCCGATAATGGAATGGCTGATGGAGAAGGTAGCTCTGAAGCTTTTTCAGCTATAAAGATACATGACAAAGATGTCAACATGAAATTTCTTATCTGTGGTGTGCCATGTACCTTG GATGCATGTTTGTTGGGCTCACTGGAAGATGGTTTGAACGCTTTGTTGAATATTGAG ATTCGTGGGAGTAAACTACGTAATCGAGTCAG tgctgctcctccacctcttGAAGCTGAAACTCTTCCATGTGGGGTAGTTACAATGCGTTCTGATATCACAACTTGCAGTTCTTCATACATGTCTCTTCTTGTTTCTGGCAGTGCACAAACTTGCTTTGATGATAAG ATTTTGGAGAGCcatataaaaaatgaaattattGAAAAGAGCCAATTGGTTCGCTCTCTGCCAAATAGTGAGGATAATAAGCCATCTTCAGCAGAGCCTTTAACTTCCATGTCGATCGCTTGTGGAGCGTCTATATTTGAAGTCTGGATGACCCTCCCCAAGTGGGCTGCAGAG ATTTTGAAACAACTTGCTCCAGATATCTCTTACAAAAGCTTGGTTGGACTTGGAATTGCCAGTGTAAATAGTACACCAGTATCTTCATTCAATAGGCAAGATGCAGATcgacttcttttcttttgcacaaGCCAGTACAAAGATCGACCTATTGAAGTCGGTCCATATTTACATCTGCCAAGATGGTCAGCATCCCTTACTAAGGAGAGAAGAATGAAGGGAAGTCTCGAGGTGGAACCAAATGTTTCTTGTGCAAATGGAGTTGGAgatgacaagaaacatctgaTGGATGGATCTTCTCTGCCATCAGTCAAGACCAGGCTGAAGCCAGCAACAATGAGACCCATTCCCCGCTCTTCAAAGCAACACCTGCATCCTTTTACGGGTTTCACTCAGTCTATCATTAATGGTGCTTATCAAACTAAGTCCAGCTTTCCAGCACGTCCACCAGGAAAGCATAATTCAGTACCTGCTGCCTCAGCAACTCGAAGGAAATCGTCATCCGGGTCATCACGTTCTCAACAAGCACTTCTATTGAATCCTCTCCCAATGAAGAAACATGGTTGCGACCGGTTGCCTATCCAAACTTGCCATGAA GAAGATTTCTTGAAAGATCTCATGCAGTTTTTACTCCAAAGGGGCCACACTCGACTTGTACCTCAAGGAGGACTAGCTGAATTTCCAGATGCAATCCTAAATGCAAAGCGCCTTGATTTATATAACTTGTACAAAGAG GTTGTATCCAGAGGTGGCTTTTATGTTGGCAATGGCATAAATTGGAAAGGTCAAGTATTTTCGAAGATGTGCAACCATACTGTTACCAATAAAATGACG GGTGTTGGAAACACGCTAAAAAGACACTACGAAACATACTTGCTAGAATACCAACTTTGTCATGACGATGTCGATGGTGAATGTTGCTTGCTGTGCCACAG TACCGCTCCAGGTGACTGGGTGAACTGTGGGTTGTGCGGTGATTGGGCCCACTTTGGATGTGATAAACGCCAAGGGCTAGGTGCTTTCAAG GACTATTCAAAGACAGATGGTTTGGAATACATCTGTCCCCACTGTAGCGGTACAAATTATAAGAAGCCACCACTACCCAAGAGAGTAGGCAATAGTTCCGCAAATCTGGCATCTGCATCACAAAATGtttaa
- the LOC100821621 gene encoding AT-rich interactive domain-containing protein 4 isoform X2: protein MGGAEEFNEESEGKGIPYLIYWRNSFSSYAATHFRHVLTSVIQSSCSHIWDAFQLARASFRLYCVRNNHVRSVELGPHLLGDAPKINIAPPDNGMADGEGSSEAFSAIKIHDKDVNMKFLICGVPCTLDACLLGSLEDGLNALLNIEIRGSKLRNRVSAAPPPLEAETLPCGVVTMRSDITTCSSSYMSLLVSGSAQTCFDDKILESHIKNEIIEKSQLVRSLPNSEDNKPSSAEPLTSMSIACGASIFEVWMTLPKWAAEILKQLAPDISYKSLVGLGIASVNSTPVSSFNRQDADRLLFFCTSQYKDRPIEVGPYLHLPRWSASLTKERRMKGSLEVEPNVSCANGVGDDKKHLMDGSSLPSVKTRLKPATMRPIPRSSKQHLHPFTGFTQSIINGAYQTKSSFPARPPGKHNSVPAASATRRKSSSGSSRSQQALLLNPLPMKKHGCDRLPIQTCHEEDFLKDLMQFLLQRGHTRLVPQGGLAEFPDAILNAKRLDLYNLYKEVVSRGGFYVGNGINWKGQVFSKMCNHTVTNKMTGVGNTLKRHYETYLLEYQLCHDDVDGECCLLCHSTAPGDWVNCGLCGDWAHFGCDKRQGLGAFKDYSKTDGLEYICPHCSGTNYKKPPLPKRVGNSSANLASASQNV from the exons ATGGGGGGTGCGGAAGAATTTAACGAGGAAAGTGAGGGGAAG GGGATTCcatatttaatatattggaGGAATTCTTTTTCATCTTATGCAGCAACTCATTTTCGCCATGTGTTGACATCAGTTATTCAGAG TTCCTGCAGCCATATATGGGATGCATTTCAGCTTGCTCGTGCCTCTTTTCGATTATACTGTGTACGAAATAACCATGTTCGAAGTGTTGAGCTTGGGCCTCACCTATTAGGGGATGCTCCAAAGATCAACATTGCCCCTCCCGATAATGGAATGGCTGATGGAGAAGGTAGCTCTGAAGCTTTTTCAGCTATAAAGATACATGACAAAGATGTCAACATGAAATTTCTTATCTGTGGTGTGCCATGTACCTTG GATGCATGTTTGTTGGGCTCACTGGAAGATGGTTTGAACGCTTTGTTGAATATTGAG ATTCGTGGGAGTAAACTACGTAATCGAGTCAG tgctgctcctccacctcttGAAGCTGAAACTCTTCCATGTGGGGTAGTTACAATGCGTTCTGATATCACAACTTGCAGTTCTTCATACATGTCTCTTCTTGTTTCTGGCAGTGCACAAACTTGCTTTGATGATAAG ATTTTGGAGAGCcatataaaaaatgaaattattGAAAAGAGCCAATTGGTTCGCTCTCTGCCAAATAGTGAGGATAATAAGCCATCTTCAGCAGAGCCTTTAACTTCCATGTCGATCGCTTGTGGAGCGTCTATATTTGAAGTCTGGATGACCCTCCCCAAGTGGGCTGCAGAG ATTTTGAAACAACTTGCTCCAGATATCTCTTACAAAAGCTTGGTTGGACTTGGAATTGCCAGTGTAAATAGTACACCAGTATCTTCATTCAATAGGCAAGATGCAGATcgacttcttttcttttgcacaaGCCAGTACAAAGATCGACCTATTGAAGTCGGTCCATATTTACATCTGCCAAGATGGTCAGCATCCCTTACTAAGGAGAGAAGAATGAAGGGAAGTCTCGAGGTGGAACCAAATGTTTCTTGTGCAAATGGAGTTGGAgatgacaagaaacatctgaTGGATGGATCTTCTCTGCCATCAGTCAAGACCAGGCTGAAGCCAGCAACAATGAGACCCATTCCCCGCTCTTCAAAGCAACACCTGCATCCTTTTACGGGTTTCACTCAGTCTATCATTAATGGTGCTTATCAAACTAAGTCCAGCTTTCCAGCACGTCCACCAGGAAAGCATAATTCAGTACCTGCTGCCTCAGCAACTCGAAGGAAATCGTCATCCGGGTCATCACGTTCTCAACAAGCACTTCTATTGAATCCTCTCCCAATGAAGAAACATGGTTGCGACCGGTTGCCTATCCAAACTTGCCATGAA GAAGATTTCTTGAAAGATCTCATGCAGTTTTTACTCCAAAGGGGCCACACTCGACTTGTACCTCAAGGAGGACTAGCTGAATTTCCAGATGCAATCCTAAATGCAAAGCGCCTTGATTTATATAACTTGTACAAAGAG GTTGTATCCAGAGGTGGCTTTTATGTTGGCAATGGCATAAATTGGAAAGGTCAAGTATTTTCGAAGATGTGCAACCATACTGTTACCAATAAAATGACG GGTGTTGGAAACACGCTAAAAAGACACTACGAAACATACTTGCTAGAATACCAACTTTGTCATGACGATGTCGATGGTGAATGTTGCTTGCTGTGCCACAG TACCGCTCCAGGTGACTGGGTGAACTGTGGGTTGTGCGGTGATTGGGCCCACTTTGGATGTGATAAACGCCAAGGGCTAGGTGCTTTCAAG GACTATTCAAAGACAGATGGTTTGGAATACATCTGTCCCCACTGTAGCGGTACAAATTATAAGAAGCCACCACTACCCAAGAGAGTAGGCAATAGTTCCGCAAATCTGGCATCTGCATCACAAAATGtttaa